TTGAAATTCATCCTGGCGCTCGTATCGGAGATCGGCTGTTCATTGACCACGGCATGGGTGTTGTCATTGGCGAAACCTGTGAAATTGGCGATGATGTCGTATTGTATCAGGGGGTTACTCTTGGAGGAACTGGAAAAGAGAAAGGGAAGCGCCACCCCACCATTGGGAATAATGTCGTTATAGGCTCCGGCGCAAAAATATTGGGTTCATTTACGATTGGGGCGCAATCCAATATTGGCTCCAACTCGGTTGTGCTAAAAGAAGTTCCGCCAAACAGTACGGTAGTGGGTATCCCCGGGCGAGTGGTCAGACAGGATGGCAGACGTCCAGATCGACTTAGTCACCAGTTGCCTGACCCGGTCGTCGATTCCATACGGTCTCTTCAAATGGAAATAGAACGATTACGAGCAGAATTGTCTGATTTGAAGGAGGAGCAATCTGCTCAGAAACATCAGGTGACCCAAGAGAATAAATTACAAGGATAATTTTCATGAGGGAGGAACATAACGATGTCGCTTCAAATTTATAATACAATGACGAGGAGCCGGGAGCCTTTTGTGCCACTGGAGCCTGGAAAGGTTAAAATGTATGTATGTGGTCCTACAGTGTATGATTACATTCATATTGGTAATGCACGACCTGTAATTGTGTTCGACGTGGTACGCAGCTACTTGGAGTATTTGGGCTATGATGTAAACTATGTGGTGAATTTTACGGACGTTGATGATAAGTTGATCCGCAAAGCTCGGGAACTTAATATGGAGGTTCCGGCAGTTGCCGAGAAGTTTATTGCTGCCTATCATGAGGATCTGACAGGATTGAATGTTCCTGCTGCCAGCATAAATCCTCGTGTAACCGAAAGCATGGATCTGATTATTGATTTTATCAAGGACCTGGTAGACAAAGGTTATGCCTACGAGAATGATGGTGATGTCTTCTACCGGACCAAAATGTTCAAAGACTACGGACAGCTGTCAGGCCAAAATTTGGAGGAACTCCAGTTTGGGATTCGCATCAATGTGGATGAACGCAAGGAGAATGCCGAGGATTTTGTACTCTGGAAAGCAGCGAAACCGGGAGAAATTTACTGGTCAAGTCCTTGGGGGGATGGACGCCCAGGCTGGCATATTGAATGCTCTGCTATGGCTCGTCACTATTTGGGGGATACACTGGATATTCACGGAGGCGGACAGGATCTGCAATTTCCGCATCATGAATGTGAATGCGCACAATCCGAAGTGGTGACGGGTAAGCCATTATCACGCTACTGGATGCATAACGGATATATTCGCATAGATAATGAAAAAATGTCGAAATCACTCGGTAACGGTATTCTGGTTAAAGATCTGCGTGCTCGTCACAAGCCTGAGGCTTTACGTTATTTTATGCTGTCGACACATTACCGCAATCCTTTAAACTACAACCAAGAGACGATGAGTCAGGCGGAGAATAGTGTCGAACGGATAGCTAATGCAGTTGCCAACGTAAAGCATCGTTTAGCCATTGCTTTAAAAGGTAACGGAGAAGTATCTGCTGAGCTGCAAATGAAGCTTGACGGGATATTACAGCAATTTGGCGAAAAAATGGATGATGATTTCAATACGCCTGATGCGATTACTGCGGTGTTCGAATGGGTCAGCGAAGCCAATCTTTTGTTGCAGCGTGATGTTGTCAATCAGGCGGAATTGCAAGCGGTGCTGCATACCTTCCATTCGATGAATACGGTGCTTCGCATTTATTCGGAACCGAGTGAAGAACTGCTGGATGACGAAATTGAGCAGTTAATTGCAGAACGTGTCGAAGCTCGTAAAACTAAAAACTGGGATAGAGCTGACGAAATTCGTGATCTGTTAGCTACTAAAGGCATTGTGCTTGAAGATACGGCGCAGGGTATGCGGTGGCGGCGGAAATGAGTAATAAGCCACTGAACTCAGAAGCTGTGGAAGGCGCAGGAAACTGGTTTCCGTATCCTGCGTCCAAGCCGGCTCGCTTGATGCCCCCCATTGCGTTAGCTTACATTGGTGATGCAGTGTATGAGGTGGCTGTCCGGCAATATCTGTTGGCACAGCCCAACCTGCGTCCCAATCATTTACATCGACGAGCTACAAAACTTGTCTCCGCCAAGGCACAGAGCCGTATGTTGGGATTGCTAGAAACGGTGCTGACGGATGAAGAACGTGATATTGTCCGACAAGGAAGAAATGCCAAATCAGGGAGCCTGCCCAAAAATGCTGATGTGCTTGAGTATCGGCATGCCACGGCGCTGGAAGGCTTGATTGGTTATCTTTATTGTGATGGACATTTGGACAGATTGAGAGAGTTGATTACGTACGGAATTGCACAAATGGAAAATGCAGAAAAATCATAAATTGGAGACGGATTGAACGAATTGATATCGACCGTTTTCCGGGAGGAAACTAGAGATGGAAGAAGAATGGATTGCCGGTAAGCATTCGGTAACAGAGGCGTTGCGTTCAGGCAGGACGATAAATAAGATATGGATTGCGGATAATGCACAAAAGCATTTGACACTGCCGATTACAGCTGAGGCGAAAAAAGCTGGAATCATTGTTTTGCAGGTAGACAAGCGTAAGCTCGATCAAATGGTTCCAGGCATTCAGCATCAGGGAGTGGTCGCGCAAGCTGCACCTTTTGCCTACG
This window of the Paenibacillus polymyxa genome carries:
- the cysE gene encoding serine O-acetyltransferase produces the protein MFRHFKSDIQTVLDNDPAARSKLEVIFTYSGVHALWAHRIAHWFYLRKWCTLARVISQVSRFMTGIEIHPGARIGDRLFIDHGMGVVIGETCEIGDDVVLYQGVTLGGTGKEKGKRHPTIGNNVVIGSGAKILGSFTIGAQSNIGSNSVVLKEVPPNSTVVGIPGRVVRQDGRRPDRLSHQLPDPVVDSIRSLQMEIERLRAELSDLKEEQSAQKHQVTQENKLQG
- the cysS gene encoding cysteine--tRNA ligase gives rise to the protein MSLQIYNTMTRSREPFVPLEPGKVKMYVCGPTVYDYIHIGNARPVIVFDVVRSYLEYLGYDVNYVVNFTDVDDKLIRKARELNMEVPAVAEKFIAAYHEDLTGLNVPAASINPRVTESMDLIIDFIKDLVDKGYAYENDGDVFYRTKMFKDYGQLSGQNLEELQFGIRINVDERKENAEDFVLWKAAKPGEIYWSSPWGDGRPGWHIECSAMARHYLGDTLDIHGGGQDLQFPHHECECAQSEVVTGKPLSRYWMHNGYIRIDNEKMSKSLGNGILVKDLRARHKPEALRYFMLSTHYRNPLNYNQETMSQAENSVERIANAVANVKHRLAIALKGNGEVSAELQMKLDGILQQFGEKMDDDFNTPDAITAVFEWVSEANLLLQRDVVNQAELQAVLHTFHSMNTVLRIYSEPSEELLDDEIEQLIAERVEARKTKNWDRADEIRDLLATKGIVLEDTAQGMRWRRK
- a CDS encoding Mini-ribonuclease 3 produces the protein MSNKPLNSEAVEGAGNWFPYPASKPARLMPPIALAYIGDAVYEVAVRQYLLAQPNLRPNHLHRRATKLVSAKAQSRMLGLLETVLTDEERDIVRQGRNAKSGSLPKNADVLEYRHATALEGLIGYLYCDGHLDRLRELITYGIAQMENAEKS